The proteins below come from a single Stomoxys calcitrans chromosome 1, idStoCalc2.1, whole genome shotgun sequence genomic window:
- the LOC106089069 gene encoding skin secretory protein xP2, with protein MEGQAINEYELLYLNLKETGDKCSIAVIKKKKLKIFFKVIVFAACLACAVAKPGVLAPTAFAAAPAAVAYANAPLYAAGGSSQIDVRHNFDGTLSSYTTAPFAYTAPYSSRYVAAPAAIAAPNAFAAPAKVVAPAPFAAPAGFAAPAAFAAPTAFAAPAKVVAPYAAPYAAPFAAPYAAPYAAHYAAPYAAPYAAPYATYGASVAAPAPVLTFAVLALAVLMAEAKPSLPFAGFHGIPDHIDLAPPAHLQHHHVPQVLAAPAHFHHQVPQILAAHAHVHQVPPVLPAAHFHEVAAPAPVFQQHAHLLPAPAPLLPAPAPLLPAPAPLLPAPAPLLPAPAPLLPAAAHFVPAPTPVVHTHVLPAPAPVHVTKFLPPVLEAIPFTAPIPSYRAIPGPKTTTHHVSVGYAFPHAHIRSHFAKAIVAPHLHHAHAHLHSAPLAIAPHHHHHSLF; from the exons TTAAACTTGAAAGAAACTGGAGACAAGTGTAGCATTgcagtaattaaaaaaaaaaaacttaaaatttttttcaaggtCATTGTCTTTGCCGCTTGCTTGGCCTGTGCCGTAGCCAAACCTGGTGTTTTGGCTCCCACTGCTTTTGCCGCTGCCCCAGCAGCAGTGGCTTATGCCAATGCCCCTCTGTATGCCGCTGGCGGTAGCAGCCAAATCGATGTTCGTCACAACTTTGATGGTACTTTGTCATCGTACACCACTGCACCCTTCGCCTATACTGCTCCCTACTCTAGCCGTTATGTAGCAGCTCCAGCTGCCATTGCTGCTCCCAATGCTTTTGCTGCTCCTGCTAAGGTGGTTGCTCCAGCACCCTTCGCTGCCCCAGCTGGCTTTGCTGCCCCAGCTGCCTTTGCTGCCCCAACTGCCTTTGCTGCTCCCGCTAAGGTTGTTGCACCCTATGCAGCTCCCTATGCCGCTCCCTTCGCTGCTCCTTATGCTGCTCCTTATGCTGCCCATTATGCTGCTCCTTATGCTGCCCCTTACGCTGCTCCTTATGCCACTTATGGTGCTAGTGTTGCAGCTCCTGCCCCCGTCCTT ACTTTTGCTGTGTTGGCTTTGGCTGTGCTGATGGCAGAGGCCAAACCTTCACTACCTTTTGCTGGATTTCATGGAATACCCGATCATATAGATTTGGCACCACCTGCCCATCTGCAGCATCATCATGTGCCTCAGGTATTGGCAGCCCCTGCACATTTCCATCATCAAGTACCTCAAATCTTGGCAGCCCATGCCCATGTGCATCAAGTGCCACCAGTATTACCAGCAGCTCATTTCCATGAAGTAGCTGCACCAGCGCCTGTATTCCAACAGCATGCTCATCTGCTGCCAGCTCCAGCACCTCTATTGCCTGCCCCAGCTCCTTTACTGCCTGCCCCAGCTCCCCTGCTGCCCGCCCCAGCTCCTCTACTGCCCGCCCCAGCTCCTCTCCTTCCTGCTGCTGCCCACTTTGTACCCGCCCCCACTCCTGTGGTCCACACTCATGTTCTACCCGCCCCAGCTCCAGTGCATGTTACGAAATTTTTACCTCCCGTGCTCGAAGCCATTCCCTTTACCGCACCCATTCCCTCCTATCGTGCCATTcctggccccaaaaccactaCACACCATGTTTCTGTGGGTTATGCCTTCCCTCACGCCCACATCCGTAGCCATTTCGCCAAAGCCATTGTAGCCCCCCACCTTCATCATGCCCATGCACATTTGCATTCGGCTCCCTTGGCCATAGCTcctcaccaccatcatcatagTCTATTCTAA
- the LOC106089037 gene encoding nuclear pore complex protein Nup58-like, which produces MAAKLLILALAAVGVSAHSSIVPFASSYNSHTINHAVAYPAAAAAAVPAVPASVAFATPAVAPAAAVPVATPPKVGFAASALPAVPAPVAFGTPAVPIATPPKVGFAAPAIPAASVAFAVPSKVGFAAAPFPGIPAAPVAFATPSNLAFGSSYYGHSYAVPAAVAPVGSVFAAPSKVAFAAPVAATGAAAVPVAAPSKVGFAAAAPVTPALGSPAHVGKFGVPATTSFAAPVAINTPYFF; this is translated from the exons ATGGCAGCAAAATTGTTG ATTCTTGCCTTAGCTGCTGTGGGTGTTTCTGCTCATAGTAGCATAGTACCCTTTGCCAGCTCCTATAATTCTCATACCATCAATCATGCTGTGGCTTatcctgctgctgctgcagctgcGGTACCTGCTGTGCCAGCTTCTGTGGCCTTTGCCACCCCTGCTGTAGCTCCTGCTGCTGCTGTTCCTGTAGCTACACCACCTAAAGTTGGCTTTGCCGCATCTGCCCTTCCTGCAGTGCCAGCCCCGGTGGCCTTTGGAACCCCTGCTGTGCCCATAGCTACTCCACCAAAAGTTGGATTTGCTGCACCTGCTATACCTGCCGCCTCCGTAGCTTTTGCAGTACCTTCTAAGGTAGGCTTTGCTGCTGCACCCTTTCCTGGCATACCAGCTGCCCCTGTGGCATTTGCCACACCCTCTAACCTAGCATTTGGTAGCAGCTACTATGGTCATTCTTATGCTGTCCCTGCCGCTGTAGCTCCTGTTGGCAGTGTATTTGCTGCTCCCTCGAAAGTAGCTTTTGCAGCACCCGTTGCCGCCACTGGAGCTGCCGCAGTACCTGTGGCTGCTCCCTCTAAGGTGGGATTCGCAGCAGCTGCACCAGTCACCCCCGCCTTGGGTTCCCCAGCCCATGTAGGCAAATTTGGAGTTCCAGCCACCACCTCATTTGCAGCTCCCGTTGCTATTAATACTCCATATTTCTTTTGA